Proteins encoded in a region of the Nocardia asteroides genome:
- a CDS encoding iron chelate uptake ABC transporter family permease subunit, with protein sequence MVLIVAALIVLAFGLFCLDIAVGESPLPLGRVLDVLTGGGTRAQRFIVLESRLPRALTALVVGLALGLAGAITQSILHNPLAAPDMLGITTGASLGAVVVLVGTGGATTGLAASLGAPLAAMTGGLLTAVAVYLLAWGRTSTGAYGATGLRLVLIGVGVNALLMAGISWLLTRASLIDAQRVQLWLNGSLNAADSAHLAPAAIAAGAAALVALGSARTLAALRLGSDTTRALGVRIQTQQAVLIGAAVVAASVATASVGPVGFVALAAPQIARRVLSTPGEPLVGSAVVGAILVVGSDVASRTLFPVDLPVGVVTAAFGGPFLLYLLVRMNRKATLT encoded by the coding sequence ATGGTGCTGATCGTCGCGGCACTGATCGTGCTGGCGTTCGGACTGTTCTGCCTGGACATCGCGGTGGGCGAGTCCCCTCTGCCGCTCGGGCGCGTGCTGGACGTGCTGACCGGCGGCGGCACCCGGGCACAGCGGTTCATCGTGCTGGAATCCCGGCTGCCGCGCGCGCTGACCGCGCTGGTGGTGGGGCTGGCGCTCGGACTCGCGGGCGCGATCACCCAATCCATCCTGCACAACCCGCTGGCCGCCCCGGACATGCTCGGCATCACCACGGGAGCGAGCCTGGGCGCGGTCGTGGTGCTGGTCGGCACCGGCGGTGCGACCACCGGACTGGCCGCCTCCCTCGGCGCTCCGCTGGCCGCGATGACGGGCGGCCTGCTCACCGCGGTGGCCGTCTACCTGCTCGCCTGGGGACGCACGTCCACCGGCGCGTACGGCGCCACCGGGCTGCGGCTGGTGCTGATCGGCGTCGGCGTCAACGCGCTGCTGATGGCGGGCATCAGCTGGCTGCTCACCCGCGCCAGCCTGATCGACGCGCAGCGCGTGCAACTGTGGTTGAACGGATCGCTCAACGCGGCCGACTCCGCGCACCTGGCGCCCGCCGCGATCGCCGCGGGCGCCGCCGCGCTCGTCGCACTGGGCTCCGCCCGCACACTGGCCGCGTTGCGCCTCGGCTCGGACACGACCCGAGCGCTCGGGGTGCGGATCCAGACCCAGCAGGCCGTCCTGATCGGCGCGGCCGTCGTGGCGGCTTCGGTCGCCACCGCCTCCGTCGGACCGGTCGGGTTCGTCGCCCTCGCCGCGCCGCAGATCGCGCGACGCGTTCTGAGCACTCCGGGCGAACCGCTCGTCGGCTCCGCCGTGGTCGGGGCCATCCTGGTGGTCGGCTCGGATGTCGCCTCCCGGACGCTGTTTCCGGTCGACCTGCCCGTCGGCGTCGTGACCGCGGCATTCGGCGGCCCGTTCCTGCTGTACCTGCTCGTGCGTATGAACCGGAAGGCGACGCTGACATGA
- a CDS encoding BlaI/MecI/CopY family transcriptional regulator, whose amino-acid sequence MAGLGELEKAVMDQLWSADEPQTVRQVHEALAARRELAYTTVMTVLQRLAKKNLVVQRRDDRAHRYAPVHTRDELVASLMVDALQQADAAGSRAAALVHFVEQVGKDEAAALREALAKLEATEDEDSAPPPQ is encoded by the coding sequence ATGGCAGGTCTTGGTGAACTCGAGAAAGCGGTCATGGACCAGTTGTGGTCGGCCGACGAACCACAAACGGTCCGGCAGGTGCACGAGGCGCTCGCCGCACGCCGTGAGCTCGCGTACACCACGGTGATGACCGTGCTGCAACGACTCGCGAAGAAGAACCTCGTGGTCCAGCGGCGCGACGACCGGGCGCACCGCTACGCACCCGTGCACACTCGCGACGAGCTCGTGGCCAGTCTGATGGTCGACGCGCTGCAACAGGCCGACGCGGCGGGCAGCCGCGCCGCCGCGCTGGTGCACTTCGTGGAACAGGTAGGCAAGGACGAGGCTGCCGCTCTCCGCGAAGCACTCGCTAAGCTCGAAGCAACCGAGGACGAGGACTCGGCGCCACCGCCGCAGTAG
- a CDS encoding ABC transporter ATP-binding protein yields MTIADITTSEAEAPASATGHRLGAEGVTLGYGDRVIVDGLSLAIAPGVVTTVIGPNGCGKSTLLRSLGRLLRPRHGRVLLDGKAISTMKTKDVARIVGMLPQSPVAPEGLTVADLVARGRHPHQSWFRQWSDTDESEVTTALEQTGIADLADRALDELSGGQRQRAWISMALAQGTDILLLDEPTTYLDLAHSIEVLDLVDRLHADLGRTVVMVLHDLNLAIRYSDQLVVMHDGRVVATGAPGEVVSVELLREVFELDATVLEDPVSGRPMIVPIGARHVRGKVGGPAAATSESAPYEK; encoded by the coding sequence ATGACGATCGCGGACATCACCACCTCCGAAGCCGAGGCACCGGCGAGCGCGACGGGGCACCGGCTCGGCGCCGAGGGGGTCACCCTCGGTTACGGCGACCGGGTGATCGTCGACGGACTGAGCTTGGCAATCGCCCCGGGCGTGGTCACGACCGTGATCGGGCCCAACGGTTGCGGAAAGTCCACCCTGCTGCGTTCGCTCGGCCGTCTGCTGCGCCCGCGCCACGGCCGGGTCCTGTTGGACGGCAAGGCCATTTCGACGATGAAGACCAAGGACGTCGCCCGCATCGTCGGCATGCTGCCGCAGTCGCCGGTCGCCCCGGAAGGACTCACCGTCGCCGATCTGGTCGCGCGCGGACGCCATCCCCACCAGTCCTGGTTCCGGCAATGGTCGGACACCGACGAATCCGAGGTGACGACGGCACTGGAACAGACCGGGATCGCCGACCTGGCCGACCGCGCGCTCGACGAGCTGTCCGGCGGACAGCGCCAGCGCGCGTGGATCTCGATGGCGCTGGCCCAGGGCACCGACATCCTGTTGCTCGACGAGCCGACCACCTACCTGGATCTGGCGCACTCCATCGAGGTACTCGACCTCGTCGACCGGTTGCACGCCGATCTGGGGCGCACCGTCGTCATGGTGCTGCACGATCTGAATCTCGCGATCCGCTACAGCGACCAGCTCGTCGTCATGCACGACGGACGCGTCGTGGCCACGGGGGCCCCGGGCGAGGTGGTGTCGGTCGAGCTGCTGCGCGAGGTGTTCGAGCTGGACGCCACGGTGCTCGAGGACCCGGTGTCGGGGCGGCCGATGATCGTGCCGATCGGCGCCAGGCACGTGCGCGGGAAGGTCGGTGGACCGGCTGCCGCGACCTCGGAATCCGCGCCCTATGAGAAATGA
- a CDS encoding DEAD/DEAH box helicase codes for MTSSTTVAAEPTATFADLGLPAVLIQALRRDGIETPFPIQAATAPDVLAAKDVLGRGPTGSGKTLAFGLPMLTRLSGGAAKPGRPRGLVLVPTRELAAQIERALDEPALALGLRVAAVVGGAPIKRQADRLARGVDLLIATPGRLADLIAQGSADLSDVMITALDEADHMADMGFLPQVTKLLDRTPRDGQRLLFSATLDGEVDKLVKRYLRSPVTHSTAPPSASVTTMSHHLLYVGDKVAKRNVATEIAARDGLTIMFVRTKHGADRLAKQLRGAGIAAGALHGGKAQNNRTRTLAAFADGSVPVLVTTDVAARGIHVDGISLVVHVDPPPEPKAYLHRAGRTARAGEDGVVVTLVMDEERREVETMARKAGVEIDGVAVRPGDSTLIAITGARRPSGVPVEAAAAPVPVAATDPAKTARRKPGRRAEHAPSGGRGGKQSRGRSGETGRAEPVTAPARRRGNAKAATGGTVVRGAGSGKSTPARGSGTTSGLSSRAASPASGDTPGRTRRRAVRTQQPSTRGNRTAN; via the coding sequence GTGACCTCCTCGACCACCGTCGCCGCGGAGCCCACCGCGACCTTCGCGGATCTGGGCCTGCCCGCCGTGCTCATACAGGCACTGCGACGCGACGGCATCGAGACGCCGTTCCCGATCCAGGCCGCCACGGCGCCGGATGTCCTGGCAGCCAAGGACGTCCTCGGCCGCGGACCCACCGGTTCCGGGAAGACCCTGGCCTTCGGCCTCCCGATGCTCACCCGTCTGTCGGGCGGCGCGGCCAAGCCGGGCCGCCCGCGCGGACTCGTGCTGGTGCCGACCCGCGAACTGGCCGCACAGATCGAGCGGGCGCTCGACGAACCGGCGCTCGCGCTCGGCCTGCGCGTCGCCGCGGTGGTCGGCGGCGCTCCGATCAAGCGCCAAGCCGACCGCCTCGCCCGCGGTGTCGACCTGCTCATCGCCACGCCCGGACGACTCGCCGACCTGATCGCGCAGGGGTCGGCCGACCTGTCCGACGTGATGATCACCGCCCTGGACGAGGCCGACCACATGGCCGATATGGGCTTCCTCCCGCAAGTGACCAAGCTGCTGGACCGCACCCCGCGCGACGGCCAGCGCCTGCTGTTCTCGGCCACCCTGGACGGGGAGGTCGACAAGCTGGTCAAGCGCTACCTGCGCTCGCCCGTGACGCATTCCACCGCGCCGCCCTCGGCGTCGGTCACCACGATGTCGCATCATCTGCTGTACGTCGGCGACAAAGTGGCCAAACGGAACGTCGCCACCGAGATCGCCGCACGCGACGGGCTGACCATCATGTTCGTCCGCACCAAGCACGGCGCCGACCGGCTCGCCAAACAACTGCGCGGCGCGGGCATCGCCGCGGGCGCGCTGCACGGCGGCAAGGCGCAGAACAACCGCACCCGCACCCTCGCGGCGTTCGCCGACGGCTCGGTGCCGGTGCTGGTCACCACCGATGTCGCGGCGCGCGGCATCCACGTCGACGGGATCTCTCTCGTCGTGCACGTCGATCCGCCGCCGGAGCCGAAGGCCTACCTGCACCGGGCCGGGCGCACCGCCCGCGCGGGCGAGGACGGCGTGGTCGTCACGCTGGTGATGGACGAAGAGCGCCGCGAGGTCGAGACGATGGCACGCAAGGCGGGCGTCGAAATCGACGGAGTCGCGGTGCGTCCCGGCGACAGCACACTGATCGCCATCACCGGCGCGCGCCGCCCGTCCGGCGTTCCGGTCGAGGCGGCGGCCGCGCCCGTACCGGTTGCTGCCACGGATCCGGCGAAAACCGCGCGGCGCAAGCCGGGTAGGCGCGCAGAGCACGCGCCGTCCGGTGGCCGCGGCGGGAAACAGTCCCGGGGCCGGTCGGGCGAGACGGGCCGCGCCGAGCCGGTCACCGCGCCCGCGCGCCGCCGTGGCAACGCAAAGGCCGCCACGGGCGGCACCGTGGTCCGCGGTGCGGGCTCGGGCAAGAGCACGCCCGCACGCGGATCGGGCACGACGAGCGGGCTCTCCAGCCGCGCCGCAAGTCCCGCCTCCGGCGACACGCCGGGGCGGACACGGCGACGCGCCGTACGAACCCAGCAGCCCTCAACCCGAGGCAATCGAACAGCAAACTAA
- a CDS encoding iron ABC transporter permease yields MTPLATVRRRRLSGLLVSTVLLLLAVLAGVAVGARSLAPATVYDAVHHALTCPGGPFTCAAGSTEEQIVRGLRLPRTALALVCGAALGIAGALIQGYTRNPLADAGLLGLNAGAAFLAALSVYLFAFTAPEQYIWFAFAGALIAGLVVFGTSSVGGGKANPLSLVLAGAAVTAFLQAMTNAVVLFDASALDTYRFWVIGTVAGRDAAVFWQVLPFLAAGMLLAVAAAPGLNLLGLGDDVARGLGVHVGRSRALGLAAVVLLAGAATAAVGPIAFLGLVVPHLARVVTGPDYRWLVPYSGILGALLLLLADVAGRLVTRPGELEVGVMLALLGVPLFLAFVRRRKLVDL; encoded by the coding sequence GTGACCCCTCTTGCCACCGTGAGGCGGCGACGTCTTTCCGGACTCCTCGTCTCGACCGTCCTGCTCCTGCTCGCCGTACTCGCCGGTGTCGCGGTCGGCGCGCGCTCCCTCGCGCCGGCAACCGTGTACGACGCCGTGCACCACGCGCTCACCTGCCCCGGCGGACCCTTCACCTGCGCGGCGGGGTCCACCGAAGAGCAGATCGTGCGCGGACTGCGCCTCCCTCGCACCGCGCTGGCGCTCGTCTGCGGGGCCGCCCTCGGCATCGCGGGCGCGCTGATCCAGGGTTACACCCGCAACCCGCTCGCCGACGCCGGATTGCTCGGACTCAACGCGGGCGCGGCGTTTCTCGCGGCGCTGAGCGTGTACCTGTTCGCCTTCACCGCGCCGGAGCAATACATCTGGTTCGCGTTCGCCGGAGCGCTGATCGCCGGGCTGGTGGTGTTCGGGACCTCGTCCGTCGGCGGCGGTAAGGCGAACCCGCTGAGCCTGGTGCTCGCGGGCGCAGCCGTCACCGCGTTCCTCCAGGCGATGACGAACGCGGTAGTGCTGTTCGACGCGTCGGCGCTGGACACCTACCGGTTCTGGGTGATCGGCACGGTCGCAGGCCGCGACGCGGCGGTGTTCTGGCAGGTACTTCCGTTCCTGGCGGCCGGCATGCTGCTGGCTGTGGCGGCAGCGCCGGGACTGAATCTGCTCGGCCTCGGCGACGACGTCGCTCGCGGGCTCGGCGTGCATGTGGGCCGGAGCCGGGCGCTCGGCCTCGCGGCCGTCGTGCTGCTGGCGGGCGCGGCGACGGCGGCGGTCGGGCCGATCGCGTTCCTGGGCTTGGTCGTCCCGCATCTCGCGCGGGTCGTCACCGGACCGGACTATCGCTGGCTGGTCCCCTACTCCGGCATTCTCGGCGCGTTGCTGTTGTTGCTCGCCGACGTGGCCGGTCGGTTGGTGACCCGACCCGGGGAGCTGGAGGTCGGGGTGATGCTGGCCTTGCTCGGCGTGCCGTTGTTCCTCGCGTTCGTGCGGCGGCGAAAGTTGGTGGATCTGTGA
- a CDS encoding M56 family metallopeptidase, whose protein sequence is MNATAPVFAGLALLLAGPAPALLSRARWTYRTPRAALVLWQAIALAAVLSAFGSGLAIAAELLVPGPDGRPTTAPTREIDALGLPLWLAYVFVFALTLLIGARLIYAIIRVGVHTRRRRARHRMLVDLLDQSGPHRRAADIRVLAATEPIAYCLPGLRQRVVLSEGTLTNLADAEITAIVSHERSHLRARHDLVLEAFTAVHEAFPRVVRSKAALGSVKLLIELLADDSAVKVTGPKPLARALVACAKSTAPQGALAAGGPTTLIRIQRLSERIGDIRIAAAAYLGSAAILVVPTLAVAVPWLVELSRLFHG, encoded by the coding sequence ATGAACGCAACCGCGCCGGTCTTCGCCGGACTGGCATTGCTTCTCGCGGGGCCCGCCCCGGCCTTGCTCAGCCGGGCGAGGTGGACCTATCGGACGCCCCGCGCAGCGCTGGTGCTCTGGCAGGCCATCGCGCTCGCCGCCGTGCTCAGCGCGTTCGGCTCGGGGCTGGCCATCGCCGCCGAACTGCTCGTACCCGGCCCCGACGGCCGCCCGACCACCGCGCCGACCAGGGAGATCGACGCGCTCGGCCTGCCGCTGTGGCTGGCGTACGTGTTCGTCTTCGCGCTCACGCTGCTGATCGGCGCCCGGCTGATCTACGCGATCATCCGGGTCGGCGTGCACACCCGCAGGCGGCGGGCGCGTCACCGCATGCTCGTCGACCTGCTCGACCAGAGCGGTCCGCACCGGCGGGCGGCCGACATCCGGGTCTTGGCCGCCACCGAGCCGATCGCCTACTGCCTGCCCGGCCTGCGCCAGCGCGTGGTGCTCAGCGAAGGCACCCTGACCAACCTCGCCGACGCCGAGATCACCGCCATCGTCAGCCATGAGCGTTCGCACCTGCGCGCCAGGCACGATCTCGTACTGGAAGCGTTCACCGCGGTGCACGAGGCCTTCCCCAGGGTGGTGCGCAGCAAGGCCGCGCTCGGCTCGGTCAAACTGCTCATCGAGTTGCTCGCCGACGACTCGGCCGTCAAGGTCACCGGCCCGAAACCGCTGGCCCGCGCCCTCGTCGCGTGCGCGAAATCCACCGCCCCGCAAGGCGCGCTCGCCGCGGGCGGCCCCACCACGCTGATCCGCATCCAGCGGCTCAGCGAGCGGATCGGCGACATCCGCATCGCCGCGGCCGCCTACCTCGGCTCGGCGGCCATTCTGGTGGTGCCGACGCTGGCCGTGGCCGTACCCTGGCTGGTGGAACTGAGTCGGCTGTTCCACGGCTGA